ACGGCGGCGGCCGCCGTCCAGAGCAGCAGGGTGCCGAGGTGCTGGTCCTCCAGCGGTGACGCGCCCCAGCGGCGACCGAGGTGCTCGTACCAGCCGCCGAGGAGGGTGCCGTCCCGCGTGAGGGCGGTCCCGGCGATGGCGTGGAGCGGCAGGAGGGCGAACGGCATCGGCGTCCCGGTCGTGCCGTGGAAGTAGGCGAGCCCGGCGGCCAGGAAGACGGCCAGCGCCAGCGAGTGCAGGGCGTGGTTGCCGAGGGAGGCCCCGAACAGCGGCGACCCGTAGAACGCGTAGAGGCTGAGCATGAGCAGCGCCGACGCGGCGGCCGGGTCGGTGAGCACCCGGACTCCCCGGCTCCCGGCAGCGGCGGCGAGCAGCGCCCCGCCCTCACCGCGCACCGCCTCCAGGGCCAGCCGGAGAGGCGCCCCGTACAGCAGCAGCACCGGCGCCACCAGGCCGATCAGAACGTGCTGGACGGCATGGGCGCTGAACAGGACCATGCTGTACCGGGAGATCCCGCCGCAGGAGGCGAGCAGCACGACGAGAAGCCCGGCGGCCCAGGACAGGCTCCGCCGGGCCGGCCAGCCGCGGACCCGCGCGACGCCCGTCCCGTACAGGACGGCACCGCCGATCACGAGCACGAGGAACAGCGGGTCGATCCACCAGTCGAGCAGGAGCCGCCCGGCCCCGGCGGGACCGGGCAGCGGGAACCCGAGCCGCAGCGCGACGACGTCCAGCGTGCCCGGTGCGACCTCCGGCGGCGGCGTGCGGGACAGCCCTGCCGCGAGGGCCGTCGTGGCCGCCATCACGAGGATCTCGACCGCGCCGAGCCGCAGGAAGGGCCGCGCGCCCCTCCCGCCGCCGAGGGCGGGCAGGGTGGCGCGGCGGTGCCACCAGCCGATCGCGCCGAGGACGGCGAGCGCGGCGGCCTTCGCGACGACCAGCGCCCCGTACCGCGACCCGAGGTGGAGCCCGCCGAGCCGCACCCACGCGTTGACGGCGCCGCTGGCGCCGACGACGGCGAACGACACCAGCGCCAGCCGGCTGTAGCGCTCGGCGACGCGGGGGAGCCGGTCGCCGACGGCGGGGGCGAGGGTGACGAGGGCGACCAGGCCGCCGGTCCACAGCGCGACGCCCGCGATGTGGGCGACGAGGCCGTAGACGGCGAGGGCGTGGTTCGCGCCGCTCGCGGCGTGCCCGGTGAACAGCGGCGGCAGCATCCCCGCGAGCGCGCCCGCCAGCGGGTATCCGGCCCCGTGGGCGGCGTGCGGGAGGCTCGCCGCGACCGACACGGCGACCGCGGCGGCGAGGACGAGGAACAGGGCCCGCCCCTGCGGCAGCTCGACGAGGAACGTCCGCATCATGTCGCCGGTGACCTTGGTGACGCCCACCCCGAACAGGTCCAGGACGGTGCACACGATCAGCGCCAGCGTGCACGCCGCCCAGGCCGCCGCACTGAGCGAGGCGGCGCGCAGGCACCTTCGCGCGGCGGGCGTGCCGGGCACGAACACGGCCGCGGCCAGCAGCCACCCGACCGTCAGGACGGCGGCGACGTCGCCGCCGAGCCGCGCCGTCACCAGTCCGGTCTTGGCCAGTGCCCCCGCGTGGGAGAGCCCCGGCGCCGCGGTCTCGCTGAACGCGCCGCCGAACCGCACGACGAGCGCGAGGACGACCAGCGCGAGCGCCGCCGCCCCGATCGCGAGCATCGCCAGGTCCGTCCTGGCCTCTTCCCGCCGTTCCTCATTTCCCGTCGCCGCCGCTTCGTGTGTCACCACGGCCGCAAATACGCACGCATACAAGCAAAAGGTTCATTAATGTATCGGCCACACCGAATTCCGGGGGAGCGAGATGAGCGCCTCAGACCAGGGCAACAGCTATCTGGACAAAGTCGTCGCGCAGCAGGCGGTGCTGGAGGACGACCTGAAGGCGAGGCGCTCTCCGCCGCCGCCTCCCGGCGCGGTCGGCGCGGCCCCGGCGCCGGGGCCGCTGGCCAAGCGCGACCGCGCGCTCGGCGGCGCGGCGCCCGCCGACCGTCCCGGGCCGGGGCCCGTGGACGTGCGGATCAGCGGGTTCTGGCGGTGGAAGAACGTGCTCGTCCCGCCGAACGCGTTCGTGGTGCACACCCGGCGCGGGCGGGCCGAGCCGCTGCACATCGGCCTCGGTGTGTCGTTCCGGTTCAACCCGTCCACCGACTCCTTCCTCGTGGTGCCGGGCGCGACGCAGACCATCCTGATCAACGCGTACTGCATCTGCCGGGAGCTGCAGGGCGTGCTCGTCCAGGGCTACGTCCAGTGGATCATCCAGGACTTCGGCACCGCCTACCGCAAGCTCGACTTCGGCGGCGACGACCCGATGCGGCTGGTGAACCTCCAGCTCCGCGAGCAGGCCGAGGCGGCGATCAAGGACAAGGTCGCCACGATGGGGGTGCGCGACGTCCTCAGCGACAAGCAGCCGATCATCGAGGAGCTGACGGCCCGGCTGCGCGCGGTCGCCGAGGGCGAGGACAACAGCGACCAGGGGCTCGGCCTGCGGATCGTCACGGTGCAGATCAAGGAGGCCGTGGTCAGCTCGTCGCGGCTCTGGGAGAACCTGCAGAAGCCCTACCGGGCCGAGCAGGGGCAGATCGCGCGGCTGGCGGAGCTGGAGGCGGAGGAGGCCGTCGCGCAGCGGGAGATGGCCGCCGCGCGGATCAAGGAGACGCAGCGGCTGGAGCACGAGCGCGAGCTCGCCGAGCTGCGCGCCCGCAACGAGTCGCAGCTGTTCGACACCGAGGCGGCCGAGAAGCTGCGCCGCACCCGGCGCGAGCACGACGACTCGCGCGAGTTCGCCGAGCTCCAGACCGAGACCACGCGGCACGCGCTGCGGATGGAGCGCGAGCGGCACGAGGAGGAGGCCGAGACGGGGCGGCTGCGCATCGAGCGCGACCACGAGCTCGCCCGGCTGCGCACCGAGGGCGAGCTGGCCCTCGCCGACCTGCGGGCGCGGTCGCGGCACGAGCAGGCGCTGCTCGACCTGGAGCGGGACGCCGCCCGCGCCGCGCTGGAGAACGAGCGGACGCCCGCGGCCGTCCAGGCGCGGCTCATCGCCTCGCTGCCGGAGATCATGGCCAGGCTGCCCAAGCCGGACGAGCTGCGCGCCGTCACCGTGGGCGGCGCCGACCAGACCGGCGTCGCCGGCCTGGTCACGCAGCTCGCCGCCGTCATCGGCGCGCTGCGCGCCGCTACGGAAGGGCCTGGTCCGGAGGGAAGGTGACCGGGAGGGCGGTGAGGGCCCGGTGGAACGGGCCCGGCCGCCATTCCAGGTGCTCCACGGGGACGGCCAGCTCCACGTCCGGCAGCCGGTCGAGGAGCTTCTCGATCGCGACGGACGCGATGAGCCGGGAGTGGCCCCTGGCCGGGCAGCTGTGCGGGCCGCCCGCGTAGGACAGGTGGGCGCGGTTGCCGCGGCGGTCGGCGATGCTCCGGGACGGGTCGGTGTTCGCGGCGGCGTAGCTGATCAGGATCGGCTGGTGGGCGGGCAGCCGGTACCCGTGGAAGTCGACGTCCTGGCGGGGGAAGATCGACGCGTAGTTGGCGATCGGGGGGTCGGTCCAGAGGATCTCGTCGAGCGCGTCCTCGACGGGCAGGGCGCCGCCGGACAGGTCGCCGCCGAACCGGTCGTCGGAGAGCAGCAGCAGGATGCCGTTGGCGATGATGTTCTGCTCCGGCTGGGTTCCGGCCCCCATCAGCAGGATGACCTGGTGGATCGTCTCCAGGTCGTCGAGCCCGGCGGGGTGGCTCAGCATCCAGGACGTCACGTCCGCGCCCGGGTTGGCGCGCTTGTACGCGACCAGCTCGCCGGCCGCCTCGCCGAGCAGCGCGTTGCCCTCCTCGGCGGAGACGGTGTCGAAAATGGCGGTCATGCCGCGCAGGAGCTTGTCGCCGATCTCGGGCGTGCAGCCGAGGATCTCGTTGAACACCAGCAGCGGCAGCGTGCGGGCGTACTGGCCGAGGATGTCGGCCTTGCCGTCGCCGCTGAAACGGTCGATGAGGGTGTCGGCGCTGCGCTCGACGTTCTCGCGCAGCGACACCGGGTCGACCCGGTCCAGGCTGTCGACGATCACCGACCGCAGGCGGGCGTGCACGGCGCCGTTGGTGAACAGCGCGTTGGGCCGCGACATCATCATCGGCAGCACCGGGCACTCGGGGCCGACCGCCTCCTCCCACACCTCGCTGCAGCGCGGGAACGTGGCCGGGTCGCGCAGGATCTCCAGGGCGGCGTCGTAGCCGAGGACGAGCGTCGCCGGCACGTCCGGTGCCAGCTCGACGGGCGCGAGGTCGCCGTGCTCGCGCATCCGGGCGTAGGCGCCTTTCGGGTCCTTGGCGAACTCCGGCCCGTGCAGCGGGACGCGCCCGGTCGCGGTGCGGTGGATGGTCATGGCTGCTCCCCGTCCAGGGTGAGGAGGTGGTCGACGAGCGAGATGAGCGCCTCGGTGGACGAGACGCGGTCGCGGGCGTCGCAGCTGACGAGCGGCGTCGCCGGCGTGAGGTCGAGGGCCTCGCGCACCTCGGCCTCGGGGAACCGCGGCGCGCCCTCGAAGTGGTTGACGGCGACCGCGTACGGCAGGCCCTGCTTCTCCACGATGTCCATGACGGCGAACGACTCCTGGAGGCGGGCGGTGTCCACCAGGATCAGCGCGCCGAGGGCGCCGCGCGCGAGGTCGTCCCACAGCCGGGTGAAGCGCTGCTGCCCCGGCGCGCCGAACAGGTACAGCACGAGGTCGTCGCTGAGGGT
The sequence above is a segment of the Actinomadura coerulea genome. Coding sequences within it:
- a CDS encoding SPFH domain-containing protein, giving the protein MSASDQGNSYLDKVVAQQAVLEDDLKARRSPPPPPGAVGAAPAPGPLAKRDRALGGAAPADRPGPGPVDVRISGFWRWKNVLVPPNAFVVHTRRGRAEPLHIGLGVSFRFNPSTDSFLVVPGATQTILINAYCICRELQGVLVQGYVQWIIQDFGTAYRKLDFGGDDPMRLVNLQLREQAEAAIKDKVATMGVRDVLSDKQPIIEELTARLRAVAEGEDNSDQGLGLRIVTVQIKEAVVSSSRLWENLQKPYRAEQGQIARLAELEAEEAVAQREMAAARIKETQRLEHERELAELRARNESQLFDTEAAEKLRRTRREHDDSREFAELQTETTRHALRMERERHEEEAETGRLRIERDHELARLRTEGELALADLRARSRHEQALLDLERDAARAALENERTPAAVQARLIASLPEIMARLPKPDELRAVTVGGADQTGVAGLVTQLAAVIGALRAATEGPGPEGR
- a CDS encoding cytochrome P450, translated to MTIHRTATGRVPLHGPEFAKDPKGAYARMREHGDLAPVELAPDVPATLVLGYDAALEILRDPATFPRCSEVWEEAVGPECPVLPMMMSRPNALFTNGAVHARLRSVIVDSLDRVDPVSLRENVERSADTLIDRFSGDGKADILGQYARTLPLLVFNEILGCTPEIGDKLLRGMTAIFDTVSAEEGNALLGEAAGELVAYKRANPGADVTSWMLSHPAGLDDLETIHQVILLMGAGTQPEQNIIANGILLLLSDDRFGGDLSGGALPVEDALDEILWTDPPIANYASIFPRQDVDFHGYRLPAHQPILISYAAANTDPSRSIADRRGNRAHLSYAGGPHSCPARGHSRLIASVAIEKLLDRLPDVELAVPVEHLEWRPGPFHRALTALPVTFPPDQALP
- a CDS encoding GTP-binding protein, giving the protein MDSALASETPYLRESVRTAVKILIVGHFAVGKTTYVGTLSEIRPLRTEERMTQAGAAVDDLAGIKDKTTTTVAMDFGRLTLSDDLVLYLFGAPGQQRFTRLWDDLARGALGALILVDTARLQESFAVMDIVEKQGLPYAVAVNHFEGAPRFPEAEVREALDLTPATPLVSCDARDRVSSTEALISLVDHLLTLDGEQP